Part of the Nitrosopumilus piranensis genome is shown below.
TTCAGCATAATACCATGCACAATCTTTGTTTGTCTTTCCATTAACGGTTACAGAATAATAATTGGCCATACCTTTCCATCCACAAAAACTAGTCAGGTCAGATTTTTCAAAGTATTCTTTTTTGATAGAATTAATAGGAAAGTAATGATTTCCTTCCACTACAACAGTATCATCACTTTCTGCAATAATTTCACCATTCCAAATTGCTTGCATTCTAATCATGTTTCTCCTTTGATTTCTTCTCGACTCTTAAACTCGGGGGTAATTCCAAGGGATTCATAATTTCCAGACGCACATGTAAAACACATAGAATCAACAGGAATTCCTACTGCTGCTGCAAGATTCTCAGCGTCATTATACCCCAAAAAGTCAGCACCAATACTTTTTCTTACCATGTCTATAGTTTCTTCTTGAGACATGTCTTTTCCATTTGAAAATGTTGCAAGTTCCTCTTGAGAGGGAAAATCAATACCAGCATAACATGGGAATTTTATTGGAGGATAAGTAATGACCATACTAATTTTTCGTGCCCCAGCACGTCTTAATGCTTTGATTATTGCTTTGGAGCTTGTACCTCTAACCAAACTATCATCAATTACAACAACATGTTTTCCGTCAATAATTTCTCGAATTGGAATAATCCATCGATTAATTTCTACCCTGTCTGTTTGATGGGGTTCAATAAAACTTCGCAAAGGCCCTTTCTTGCTGTATCTGTCTTTGAGTAGTCCCTCATCAAAAGATACACCTAATTCTTGTGCATAACCTAATGCTGCAGGTCTTGCAGAATCAGGTACGGGGATAACCAAATCAGCATCTTTGATTGGGAATTTTTTTGCCAAAAATCGACCAATGTTTTTTCTTGCAACATAGATGTTAGTTCCTTCCATGTTACTTGTTGGATGTGCAAAGTAAGTAAATTCAAAAGAACAATGTGCACGTTGTGGATCATCAGAAAACATTTCAGTTTCTATACCGTCTTTGCTTAATCGGATTAATTCACCAGGAGTCACATTTCGTTGCATTTGTGCACCAACTGCAGAAACTGCAGATGATTCTGATGCTACAATGTATGTATCATCAGATTCCTTATGACCTAAAACCATAGGACGAAAACCTTTTGGATCACGCGCAGCATAAACAGAATTATCATCAGAGATAAATGTAAAGCAATATGATCCAACCATTTC
Proteins encoded:
- a CDS encoding DUF427 domain-containing protein, translating into MQAIWNGEIIAESDDTVVVEGNHYFPINSIKKEYFEKSDLTSFCGWKGMANYYSVTVNGKTNKDCAWYYAEPNDAAMKIKGMVAFWNGVEVK
- a CDS encoding amidophosphoribosyltransferase; the protein is MDNNHKLHVLDDKPKENCGVIGIYSLSGTNVIPMAIDALRALQHRGQEAWGIAIPNKPPLKRLGLVSAASSEFKAIAEEYSSPCVIGHVRYSTMGRSSLENAQPLKVKDLCVAHNGTIANVQELSNLVGGCSFTPQNASDTLVAAQRLVSLISEKGQMGKALSVLKNEMVGSYCFTFISDDNSVYAARDPKGFRPMVLGHKESDDTYIVASESSAVSAVGAQMQRNVTPGELIRLSKDGIETEMFSDDPQRAHCSFEFTYFAHPTSNMEGTNIYVARKNIGRFLAKKFPIKDADLVIPVPDSARPAALGYAQELGVSFDEGLLKDRYSKKGPLRSFIEPHQTDRVEINRWIIPIREIIDGKHVVVIDDSLVRGTSSKAIIKALRRAGARKISMVITYPPIKFPCYAGIDFPSQEELATFSNGKDMSQEETIDMVRKSIGADFLGYNDAENLAAAVGIPVDSMCFTCASGNYESLGITPEFKSREEIKGET